One Sphingobacteruim zhuxiongii DNA window includes the following coding sequences:
- a CDS encoding amidohydrolase family protein, with protein sequence MRIDAHQHFWLFDPVKDSWITEEMAVISRNFLPNDIGQILKDNNFDGVVAVQADQSHQETDFLVELSGVYKLIKAVVGWVDLRSEAIDEHLAHFKRSPIIKGFRHIVEGEVDPDFLHRDEFLRGIAALTKHQYTYDLLIRPRHYASTLKCVSVNPEQAFMLDHIAKPPIKTQEFDEWAAFIHDLAQYENVHCKISGLATEADWKHWTLDHFTQYIAHVISCFGKDRVLFGSDWPVCLLAGSYEDSIRIVEDKLNDFTEAELKGFWGDNAVQFYSIT encoded by the coding sequence ATGCGTATTGATGCTCATCAACATTTTTGGCTTTTTGACCCGGTAAAAGATAGCTGGATCACGGAGGAAATGGCCGTTATTAGTCGGAATTTTTTACCAAATGATATTGGTCAAATTCTGAAGGATAATAATTTTGATGGGGTTGTTGCGGTTCAAGCAGACCAATCTCACCAGGAAACGGATTTTCTTGTTGAATTATCAGGGGTTTATAAACTCATAAAAGCAGTGGTCGGCTGGGTTGATTTAAGATCTGAAGCGATTGATGAGCATTTGGCACACTTCAAGCGTTCACCTATCATCAAGGGGTTTCGTCATATTGTTGAAGGCGAAGTTGATCCTGATTTCTTACATCGGGATGAATTTCTTCGTGGTATTGCCGCTTTGACGAAGCATCAATATACATACGACTTGCTTATTCGTCCGAGACACTACGCAAGTACCTTAAAATGTGTTTCAGTAAATCCGGAACAAGCTTTTATGCTTGACCATATTGCAAAACCACCCATCAAGACACAAGAATTCGACGAATGGGCTGCATTTATCCATGATCTTGCACAATACGAAAACGTGCATTGTAAAATATCTGGATTGGCAACAGAAGCTGATTGGAAGCATTGGACATTGGATCATTTCACGCAATATATAGCGCATGTCATCAGTTGTTTTGGCAAGGATCGCGTTTTATTTGGCTCAGACTGGCCCGTATGTTTATTGGCAGGTAGCTATGAAGATAGCATACGTATCGTTGAGGATAAGCTGAATGACTTTACAGAAGCTGAATTAAAAGGGTTCTGGGGTGATAACGCGGTACAATTTTATTCGATTACTTAA
- a CDS encoding L-fucose dehydrogenase: MDLHLKDKVVLVTGGAKGIGKGIVLALAAEGAIPVIIGRKQADNETVKGEVEALGGSAFAVVAELAKPEACALAVQQVIAKYGRIDGLVNNAGLNDGVSLANGNYEGFVQSLHNSLIHYYLMAHHCLPELIKSKGSILNISSKTAETGQGGTSGYAAANGGRNALTREWAVELLPHGLRVNAIIVSESMTPQYESWIQTLDNPAETLQKITSKIPLGNRMTTVDEIANMAVFLLSDRSSHTTGQLIHVDGGYVHLDRALIKE; this comes from the coding sequence ATGGATTTACATTTGAAAGATAAAGTCGTTCTGGTAACAGGCGGCGCAAAAGGTATAGGTAAAGGCATTGTGCTTGCTCTAGCAGCAGAAGGTGCTATCCCCGTGATTATCGGTAGAAAGCAAGCTGATAATGAAACAGTAAAAGGAGAAGTGGAAGCTTTAGGTGGAAGCGCCTTTGCGGTAGTAGCGGAATTAGCAAAGCCTGAGGCTTGTGCGCTCGCCGTGCAGCAAGTAATTGCAAAATATGGTCGAATAGACGGCTTAGTGAATAACGCAGGTCTTAATGATGGCGTTTCCTTAGCTAATGGCAACTATGAGGGTTTTGTTCAATCATTACATAATAGTCTTATTCATTATTATTTGATGGCACATCATTGCTTGCCTGAATTAATAAAAAGCAAAGGGAGTATTTTGAATATTTCTTCCAAGACTGCCGAAACAGGGCAGGGCGGAACGTCAGGCTATGCTGCAGCGAATGGTGGTCGTAATGCTTTGACGCGAGAGTGGGCAGTCGAGCTTCTTCCTCATGGTCTTCGTGTAAATGCAATCATTGTTTCTGAGAGCATGACTCCGCAATACGAAAGTTGGATACAAACCTTGGATAATCCAGCGGAAACATTGCAAAAGATCACCAGCAAAATACCGTTGGGAAATCGAATGACAACCGTCGATGAGATAGCAAATATGGCTGTATTCTTATTGTCGGATCGTTCGAGTCATACAACAGGACAACTTATTCATGTCGATGGTGGTTATGTGCATCTCGATAGAGCACTAATCAAGGAATAA
- a CDS encoding SusD/RagB family nutrient-binding outer membrane lipoprotein has product MKNIKLILLSSVIGISTLSLGSCTKDLGEINKNPNSPEIVPTNTIFNGANRVLFDNTRDGWWMARMSMPWMQYSAQSNYVEEDKYQYRDNQTTNGWIFLYRVANNYKDVIEKCEAPETSAQMAGYGSLQNQIAASRIMLAYVFDNLVTHFGDVPYWSYGQKDNPNFQALNIEQYITPAYAKQQDIYADLLKELKEAANQIEATNPVFNSGDNIYAGEAALWKKFANSLRLRIANRIKKVHPAAAAEMRDAVTSGVFTSNADNAIHASGATDLEGNPLWKTFYVGNRTDFWVNKSFMDLLKGTVGTYGLDPRLYKIAAPKGMSLAQFTAGYSNSTKLTDYVGLPYGLPTVENYYTQQANVNFFGKDILTATRGEVLMEYAEVEFILSEMNNWSQDHYIKGVKANQERLGVSASDIAAYIAKLPAANERNVITQKYISLFFNPDEAWNEYRRTGYPDTQILLMPGETGVRPQDNSTYVFTPLQSGNVIAKDLPARVRYPFTQQTLNPENWKKASADLGGDEIDKKLWFAK; this is encoded by the coding sequence ATGAAAAATATAAAATTAATACTATTGTCTTCTGTAATTGGGATTTCCACATTATCATTGGGATCCTGTACAAAAGATTTAGGAGAAATAAATAAGAACCCCAATTCACCGGAAATCGTTCCAACGAACACGATTTTCAATGGGGCAAACCGCGTACTCTTTGACAATACACGTGACGGTTGGTGGATGGCAAGAATGTCTATGCCTTGGATGCAATATTCTGCGCAAAGTAACTATGTTGAAGAAGACAAGTACCAATATCGAGATAATCAAACGACGAACGGATGGATTTTCCTTTATCGTGTCGCAAACAACTATAAAGACGTAATTGAAAAGTGTGAAGCTCCAGAAACCAGTGCGCAAATGGCAGGTTATGGCTCATTACAAAATCAAATCGCAGCCTCTCGGATCATGCTTGCCTATGTTTTTGACAATTTAGTCACCCATTTTGGCGATGTTCCCTATTGGTCATACGGTCAAAAGGATAACCCTAATTTTCAAGCACTAAATATAGAGCAATATATTACACCGGCTTATGCAAAGCAACAAGATATTTATGCTGATTTATTAAAAGAGCTGAAAGAAGCAGCAAATCAAATTGAAGCTACCAACCCTGTCTTCAATTCTGGTGATAATATCTATGCTGGCGAAGCGGCATTATGGAAGAAATTTGCAAATTCTTTACGTTTAAGAATTGCAAATCGAATTAAGAAAGTTCATCCGGCTGCTGCTGCAGAAATGCGTGATGCTGTTACTTCCGGCGTGTTTACGTCAAATGCAGATAATGCAATACACGCTTCTGGTGCAACTGACTTAGAAGGAAATCCTTTATGGAAAACTTTCTATGTTGGAAATCGTACGGATTTCTGGGTAAATAAATCTTTCATGGATCTACTTAAAGGAACCGTTGGTACTTATGGTTTAGATCCACGGTTGTATAAAATTGCTGCACCAAAAGGAATGTCTTTGGCGCAGTTTACTGCTGGCTATTCAAATTCGACTAAATTAACAGATTATGTTGGACTTCCTTATGGCCTTCCGACTGTAGAAAACTATTATACTCAGCAAGCAAATGTCAATTTCTTTGGAAAAGATATTCTGACAGCGACAAGAGGAGAAGTATTAATGGAATACGCTGAAGTAGAGTTTATCTTGAGTGAAATGAATAATTGGTCGCAAGATCATTATATAAAAGGCGTTAAAGCAAATCAAGAACGATTAGGTGTTTCTGCATCAGATATCGCAGCTTACATCGCTAAATTACCTGCAGCGAATGAAAGGAACGTCATAACGCAGAAGTATATTTCTTTATTCTTCAATCCTGACGAAGCATGGAATGAGTATAGAAGAACCGGTTATCCGGATACGCAAATATTGTTGATGCCTGGTGAAACTGGAGTTCGTCCACAAGACAATTCAACTTATGTGTTCACCCCATTGCAATCTGGAAATGTCATTGCTAAAGACCTTCCTGCACGCGTACGCTATCCATTCACGCAGCAAACACTAAATCCAGAAAACTGGAAAAAAGCTTCCGCCGATCTTGGCGGCGACGAGATTGATAAAAAACTATGGTTCGCTAAGTAA
- a CDS encoding SusC/RagA family TonB-linked outer membrane protein: MKQRLLSLLVLCTLMVGAAYAQNRQVTGKVTSSTDGSPISGASVTVVGGTTATQTDDQGNYSLDVPTTATQLSVSYIGFTSQRVSIGNRSIINIQLVSEDEALEEVVVTALGISREKRSLGYAAQEVKGDVLTAARGGNALQSLSGNVAGAVVSAPSSSLGGSTRIVLRGIGSLTGENKPLIVVDGIPMDNSNYNTANAERGAGGRDYGDAGFDINPDDIESVNVLKGGPASALYGARASNGVILIKTKKAKQGRDEIVLNTGMAFESLGITPQLQKQYGGGLGPNFLKQTIDGKEYLLVDYNADESWGAKYDNQQVLHWDAFDPEDTQNYMKTRAWEYPKNDYKTFFETGVAYNNSISLAKSYENTSARLSLSNTSQSGIVPNTDLKRTTAALSIDNKFSDKFSARGTINYIRTNGFNRPEQGYSDASIGQKMFQWGQMQLDYKRLQNYKTSSGAQKTWNRSAWNDPTPLYSDNYYWIINENTADDQRDRFYGNAEVRYDFMPGLYVTGNVYGDNYTLKIGERVAVGSQAVSAFTERIREFTEMNYEGRLHYDKKWENFTFNAFIGGNRRNTTRFSSNSNTNGGLIVPNLYTTNNSMQAVTLQTTLSRKRVNSVFGNFSLGYKDFLYADFGWRNDWSSTLPENDNSYFYPSVTGSFVFTKFVGAEWLNFGKLRAGWSQVGNDTDPYRLLDVYLNNTYGNTSYLDVPYFLKSLQKLNPALRPETKKSYEFGIETQMFDSRVSLDLTYYNEETTDLIMPVSTGPETGYSSKILNAGRAVNKGIEAMLTLVPVRNDNFEWSTSINFARNRNKVVELFEGIKSLPLANAPFKASLVAMVGQPYGQIYGSDFIYDDQGNKLVGANGLYLSSDAKNLGSILPDFNAGWRNNIRYKDFTLSALIDIQKGGKYFSISNMFGSYTGVLEHTAANGVRENDFVVPGVTGTVAREADGSYTVTDVKENTKEVSAYSYYRHYYGGPTVQNVFDADYIKLREITLGYNLPSSFVSKLRLKNATISGFARNLAAWGLANKNFDPEMTTTGSGNIQGFEGGNLPASRNFGINLKLQF; encoded by the coding sequence ATGAAACAAAGATTACTTAGTCTTTTAGTGCTATGTACGCTTATGGTTGGAGCGGCTTATGCACAAAATCGCCAAGTAACGGGAAAAGTGACTTCGTCAACAGATGGATCACCAATCTCTGGCGCATCAGTTACAGTAGTTGGAGGTACTACTGCAACACAAACGGATGATCAAGGAAACTATAGCCTTGATGTACCTACAACAGCAACCCAATTAAGCGTATCGTATATTGGGTTTACTTCACAAAGGGTTTCAATAGGAAATCGATCAATTATCAACATTCAATTAGTATCCGAAGACGAGGCCTTAGAAGAGGTCGTTGTCACAGCCTTAGGAATCTCAAGAGAGAAAAGATCCTTGGGTTACGCCGCACAAGAGGTTAAAGGCGATGTCCTGACCGCAGCACGCGGTGGAAACGCTTTACAGTCATTATCTGGAAATGTGGCTGGGGCAGTAGTTTCCGCACCTTCTTCAAGCTTAGGTGGATCCACACGTATTGTGTTGAGAGGTATTGGCTCTTTAACAGGAGAGAACAAACCCTTGATCGTAGTGGACGGTATTCCAATGGATAACTCAAACTATAATACAGCAAATGCTGAAAGAGGCGCAGGTGGACGCGATTATGGTGATGCAGGTTTTGACATCAACCCAGATGATATTGAATCCGTTAACGTATTAAAGGGAGGTCCAGCATCTGCTCTTTACGGTGCAAGAGCTTCAAACGGGGTTATATTAATCAAAACTAAAAAAGCAAAACAAGGTCGTGATGAAATTGTCCTAAATACAGGAATGGCTTTTGAAAGTTTAGGAATAACTCCACAACTTCAAAAACAATATGGTGGTGGTTTGGGACCTAATTTCTTAAAACAGACTATAGACGGAAAAGAATACTTACTTGTAGATTACAATGCAGATGAATCTTGGGGAGCCAAATACGATAATCAGCAAGTATTACATTGGGACGCATTCGACCCTGAGGATACCCAAAACTACATGAAAACGAGAGCTTGGGAATACCCTAAAAATGATTATAAAACGTTTTTTGAAACAGGTGTAGCTTATAACAACTCGATTTCATTAGCAAAATCTTACGAAAATACTTCGGCGAGACTATCCCTCTCGAATACTTCTCAATCAGGTATTGTTCCCAATACGGATTTAAAAAGAACGACTGCGGCATTGAGTATCGACAATAAATTCTCTGATAAATTCTCCGCACGCGGTACCATTAATTACATTCGTACGAACGGTTTTAATCGCCCGGAACAAGGATATAGTGACGCTTCAATTGGACAAAAAATGTTCCAATGGGGACAAATGCAGTTAGACTACAAACGTCTACAAAATTATAAGACTTCTTCGGGGGCTCAAAAAACTTGGAACCGATCTGCTTGGAACGACCCGACTCCATTGTATTCAGACAACTACTATTGGATCATCAACGAAAACACAGCCGATGATCAACGTGATAGATTTTATGGAAATGCGGAGGTACGTTACGACTTTATGCCAGGGTTATACGTTACGGGAAATGTTTATGGCGATAATTACACCCTTAAAATCGGCGAACGTGTTGCTGTTGGTTCACAAGCCGTATCAGCATTTACAGAGCGAATTAGAGAGTTTACAGAGATGAACTATGAAGGTAGATTGCATTATGATAAGAAATGGGAAAATTTCACTTTTAATGCATTCATAGGTGGAAATCGTCGTAATACGACAAGATTCTCCTCCAACTCAAACACAAATGGTGGTCTAATCGTTCCCAATCTTTACACAACTAACAACAGCATGCAGGCAGTAACGTTACAAACTACCCTATCTAGGAAGCGTGTAAATTCTGTTTTTGGTAACTTCTCTTTAGGTTACAAAGATTTCCTATATGCTGATTTTGGTTGGCGTAATGATTGGTCATCAACTCTACCAGAAAACGACAACTCTTACTTCTACCCTTCCGTAACAGGTTCATTTGTGTTCACTAAGTTTGTGGGTGCCGAATGGTTAAACTTTGGTAAGTTACGTGCCGGTTGGTCGCAAGTCGGTAATGATACAGATCCATACCGTTTACTTGACGTATACCTAAATAATACCTACGGAAACACATCTTATCTAGATGTGCCTTATTTCTTAAAAAGCTTACAGAAATTAAATCCAGCACTTCGTCCTGAAACAAAAAAATCTTACGAATTCGGTATCGAAACCCAAATGTTTGATAGTCGCGTTAGTTTAGATTTAACCTACTACAACGAAGAGACTACTGACTTAATAATGCCTGTTTCTACAGGTCCTGAAACAGGATACTCTTCTAAAATATTAAATGCAGGACGCGCTGTTAACAAGGGTATAGAAGCCATGTTGACCTTAGTACCAGTTCGCAATGATAACTTCGAATGGTCAACATCAATCAATTTTGCGCGCAATAGGAACAAAGTAGTCGAGTTATTCGAAGGTATCAAATCTTTACCGCTAGCAAATGCTCCATTTAAAGCTTCGCTTGTGGCAATGGTTGGTCAACCTTATGGACAAATTTATGGATCGGACTTCATTTATGATGATCAAGGGAATAAATTAGTAGGTGCTAATGGACTTTACCTATCCTCAGATGCTAAAAATCTCGGCTCTATTTTACCTGACTTCAACGCAGGATGGAGAAACAACATCCGATACAAAGATTTTACGCTTAGTGCATTGATCGACATTCAAAAAGGTGGAAAATACTTTTCAATTTCCAATATGTTTGGAAGTTACACTGGTGTTCTTGAGCACACTGCAGCTAATGGAGTTCGCGAAAATGATTTTGTTGTTCCCGGCGTTACAGGAACTGTTGCAAGAGAAGCGGATGGATCTTACACTGTTACGGATGTGAAAGAGAATACTAAAGAAGTGTCTGCATATAGCTACTACCGCCATTACTATGGAGGTCCTACAGTTCAAAACGTATTCGATGCTGATTATATTAAATTAAGAGAAATAACATTGGGGTATAATTTACCTTCATCTTTTGTAAGCAAATTACGTCTGAAAAATGCTACGATCTCCGGATTCGCAAGAAACCTTGCCGCTTGGGGATTAGCAAATAAAAACTTCGACCCAGAGATGACAACAACAGGATCAGGAAACATCCAAGGATTTGAAGGCGGTAATCTACCCGCTTCAAGAAATTTCGGCATTAATTTGAAATTGCAGTTTTAA
- the crcB gene encoding fluoride efflux transporter CrcB, whose amino-acid sequence MFKEALIIGIGGAVGSILRYSTGHFIAKQFPNTIPTGTLFVNIIGCLIIGLLIGFFDKYQLINNQWKLLLITGFCGGFTTFSSFAAENLNLINNNQVIQALLYIVLSVLLGILAVWAGLAIVKIID is encoded by the coding sequence ATGTTTAAAGAAGCTTTAATTATTGGAATCGGAGGCGCTGTCGGCAGTATTCTACGCTACTCTACAGGTCATTTTATAGCAAAGCAATTTCCAAACACTATTCCTACAGGCACCTTATTCGTTAATATCATTGGCTGTTTAATTATCGGATTACTCATTGGCTTTTTTGATAAATATCAATTAATAAATAACCAATGGAAATTGCTGTTAATAACTGGATTCTGCGGAGGTTTCACTACATTCTCTAGCTTTGCAGCTGAGAATCTGAATTTGATCAATAATAACCAAGTCATCCAAGCACTTTTATATATTGTACTAAGTGTTCTACTGGGCATCCTTGCAGTTTGGGCGGGATTAGCTATTGTAAAAATTATCGACTAG
- the pckA gene encoding phosphoenolpyruvate carboxykinase (ATP), which yields MMQTKTNSGLFDLNYLKIGLHDNLYYQLNAAELVEQSILNNEGKLADSGALCIETGKFTGRSPKDRFIVLDDETRDNVNWNSVNQAISEENFDSLWLQVSEFLSQQKLYVIDAKACADPKEEIKLRVVSTFASHNLFASNLFINDTDASVLVQPDWSILVAPAYTVSDYRSFGLNNENFVVINFTKKIILIAGTGYTGEIKKSIFTVLNYLLPTYKSYLTMHCSANRGEDGETAFYFGLSGTGKTTLSSDKRRQLIGDDEHVWTEDKVFNIEGGCYAKCVGLNSESEPEIFQAVRFNSLLENVKFIPGTRTADYDNTSITENIRVSYPLDFIENIVGNGQGAAPKHIFFLAADAFGVLPPISKLNVEQAMYYFINGYTSKIAGTETGITTPQATFSACFGQAFLPLHPTKYANLLGKKLEKHPDIQVWLVNTGWVAGPYGVGNRIKLGYTRALIREALSGNLADQEYITHPIFELQMPKECAGVPTEILNPVTLWTDADAYEKQAFDLKGLFENNYEQFRQK from the coding sequence ATGATGCAAACTAAAACTAATTCAGGTCTATTTGATTTGAACTATTTGAAGATTGGTCTACATGATAATTTATATTATCAATTGAACGCAGCAGAACTAGTTGAACAGTCGATCCTTAATAACGAGGGGAAATTAGCTGATTCTGGTGCTCTTTGTATTGAAACTGGAAAATTTACCGGTAGGTCTCCAAAGGACCGTTTTATTGTACTTGATGATGAAACTAGAGATAATGTCAATTGGAATTCTGTAAACCAAGCTATCTCGGAAGAAAATTTCGACTCACTTTGGTTGCAAGTTTCTGAATTCCTTTCACAACAAAAGTTGTATGTAATTGATGCTAAAGCATGTGCAGATCCGAAAGAGGAAATTAAACTACGCGTTGTGTCTACCTTTGCTTCGCATAATCTATTTGCATCAAATCTCTTTATTAACGACACTGATGCTTCAGTTTTGGTGCAGCCGGATTGGTCTATATTAGTAGCTCCAGCATACACCGTTTCAGATTATCGCTCGTTTGGGTTGAACAATGAGAATTTTGTTGTTATCAATTTTACGAAGAAAATTATATTAATAGCAGGTACAGGTTATACGGGAGAAATTAAGAAAAGTATTTTTACTGTACTGAATTACTTATTGCCAACTTATAAATCGTACTTAACAATGCATTGCTCGGCTAATCGTGGCGAGGATGGTGAAACGGCTTTTTATTTTGGTTTGTCTGGTACGGGAAAGACGACGCTTTCTTCAGATAAGCGACGTCAGTTGATAGGCGATGATGAGCATGTATGGACGGAAGATAAAGTATTTAATATTGAAGGAGGATGCTATGCGAAATGTGTTGGTCTAAATTCGGAATCTGAGCCTGAAATCTTTCAAGCTGTTCGATTTAACTCTTTACTCGAGAATGTCAAGTTTATTCCGGGTACCCGTACAGCAGATTATGACAACACAAGTATCACTGAAAATATTCGTGTTTCATATCCTTTGGATTTTATCGAAAATATTGTCGGTAATGGGCAGGGAGCTGCACCTAAACATATTTTCTTTCTTGCTGCAGATGCATTTGGTGTTTTACCGCCAATATCAAAGCTCAATGTGGAGCAAGCTATGTATTATTTTATCAATGGCTATACATCAAAAATTGCAGGCACTGAGACAGGTATTACAACGCCGCAGGCGACATTCTCAGCTTGTTTTGGGCAGGCTTTTCTACCTTTACATCCAACAAAATATGCCAATTTATTGGGTAAAAAACTAGAGAAACATCCAGATATTCAAGTTTGGTTAGTAAATACAGGATGGGTTGCAGGTCCATATGGTGTAGGAAATCGAATAAAACTAGGCTATACAAGAGCATTAATAAGAGAAGCATTGTCAGGTAATTTAGCCGACCAGGAATATATTACGCACCCTATTTTCGAATTGCAAATGCCTAAGGAATGCGCAGGTGTGCCAACAGAGATATTAAATCCAGTAACGTTATGGACCGATGCAGACGCATATGAGAAACAAGCGTTCGATCTAAAAGGTTTGTTCGAGAATAATTACGAGCAATTCCGCCAAAAATAA
- a CDS encoding AraC family transcriptional regulator, producing the protein MRNVDSKNPIEFTAPASGVGSFYVQEDLRNDFYNHYHRHKEYQISYILRGSGSMLIGNLIQPFSDNEIYIMKANDPHIFIKEGSNEDRIHVIHIFVAFDKLWSFFDLSELHPARDFFTKLDSSKKISSEVSLEIKEKFIELAKVEGMKKIISILDIFQFLIRHEQDMHSLYSGLPESTFNDKVGIRINEVLRFSLANYDKEISIEEVSKLIHMTPSAFCKYFKKHTMKTYVTFLNEIRIEKACQLLINKSTENISEVAYQCGFNTVVHFNRVFKSIMNTSPSEFIHNHSAELQISNAKDHQEAAV; encoded by the coding sequence ATGAGAAACGTAGATTCAAAAAATCCAATCGAGTTTACAGCCCCTGCTTCAGGGGTTGGTTCGTTCTACGTGCAAGAAGACCTCCGGAATGATTTTTATAATCATTATCATCGTCACAAGGAATATCAGATTTCGTATATCTTGAGAGGAAGTGGCTCCATGCTAATCGGAAATTTGATTCAACCTTTCTCTGATAATGAAATCTATATTATGAAGGCGAATGATCCTCATATATTTATCAAAGAAGGCTCTAACGAAGACAGAATTCACGTTATCCATATTTTTGTAGCATTCGATAAATTATGGTCATTTTTTGATTTGTCTGAACTTCATCCAGCTCGAGATTTTTTCACTAAACTCGATTCTAGTAAAAAGATTTCATCAGAAGTTAGCTTAGAGATAAAAGAGAAGTTTATAGAACTTGCGAAAGTTGAGGGAATGAAGAAGATTATTTCGATTCTTGATATCTTTCAATTTTTAATACGTCATGAACAAGATATGCATTCTTTGTATTCTGGTTTACCTGAATCAACCTTTAACGATAAAGTCGGTATTCGAATCAACGAGGTGTTACGCTTTTCATTAGCCAATTACGACAAAGAAATCAGTATCGAAGAAGTTTCTAAACTTATCCATATGACACCATCAGCTTTTTGTAAGTATTTTAAAAAGCACACGATGAAGACCTATGTTACATTCTTAAATGAGATTCGTATAGAGAAAGCTTGTCAGTTATTGATTAATAAATCAACAGAAAATATTTCAGAGGTTGCATATCAATGTGGATTTAATACGGTTGTACATTTTAATCGGGTTTTCAAAAGTATTATGAATACTTCACCTTCAGAGTTTATTCATAATCATTCGGCAGAGCTCCAAATTTCCAATGCTAAAGATCATCAAGAAGCTGCTGTTTAG
- a CDS encoding DUF6702 family protein — MKIKAWTLLLLCIITLTAIAHPFYVSISTVEYNSSNKQIELSCRIFYNDLEVALQNQIKQKIDVINPKNRAVADSAIARYVRTNFRIQVNGVIKPLKFVGYEIEDDVAWCYLESPQLQPVTSIKIINQLLYQDFKTQSNIMHVTINGKRQSIKLDNPKRTAEFSF, encoded by the coding sequence ATGAAAATAAAGGCTTGGACACTTCTACTTCTTTGTATTATTACACTCACAGCGATTGCTCACCCTTTCTATGTCAGTATTTCAACTGTAGAATACAATTCGAGCAATAAACAAATAGAATTATCTTGCCGTATCTTCTACAATGACTTAGAAGTCGCGCTGCAGAACCAAATAAAACAAAAAATCGACGTCATCAATCCAAAAAATAGAGCAGTGGCCGATTCTGCGATAGCACGTTATGTGCGTACGAATTTCAGAATCCAGGTGAACGGAGTCATTAAACCATTAAAATTTGTAGGATATGAAATCGAAGACGATGTCGCTTGGTGTTACCTGGAGAGTCCACAGCTTCAACCTGTGACATCCATCAAAATCATCAATCAACTATTGTATCAAGATTTTAAAACGCAATCGAATATAATGCATGTGACAATCAATGGCAAGCGTCAAAGTATTAAGCTCGACAATCCCAAAAGAACGGCAGAATTCTCGTTCTAA
- a CDS encoding HupE/UreJ family protein, whose translation MSDFSIYFQLGWQHILDLNGYDHILFVMVLCCSYVLKDWKKILWLVTAFTLGHSLTLALAAFKILNVNTAWIEFLIPITILITAIYNLPKRRKQRNPALLYTMTLAFGLIHGLGFSNYLQSLLGKEANIFLPLLSFNIGLEFGQLIIVFFVILLSELMLKIFSVTNRDWSFFISSAVIGISFIMALERIPV comes from the coding sequence ATGAGCGATTTTTCTATCTATTTCCAACTCGGCTGGCAACATATTCTTGACTTGAATGGATATGATCATATATTATTTGTGATGGTTTTGTGCTGTAGTTATGTGCTAAAAGATTGGAAAAAAATATTGTGGTTAGTGACTGCGTTTACACTTGGGCATTCGCTTACACTAGCTCTTGCAGCATTCAAGATTTTAAACGTGAATACCGCTTGGATTGAATTCTTGATCCCAATAACAATATTGATAACAGCAATCTATAATCTTCCTAAGCGAAGAAAACAGCGAAATCCTGCTTTGCTCTATACGATGACATTAGCTTTCGGCTTGATTCATGGTTTAGGATTCTCTAATTATTTACAATCTCTCTTAGGAAAAGAAGCGAATATATTCTTGCCTCTTCTATCTTTCAATATTGGATTAGAATTTGGACAGCTAATCATTGTCTTCTTCGTAATTCTGTTGTCAGAGTTGATGTTGAAAATATTTTCAGTCACAAATAGAGATTGGAGTTTTTTTATATCTTCTGCAGTGATAGGTATATCTTTTATTATGGCTTTAGAACGTATTCCAGTATGA